The genomic stretch gtgttgttcttcATTTGGATAGGAAAAGCTTGGAATGAATATGCCTCATTGAGCAATGGAAGTGTGGTAGGCTACGTTGCGAGATTTGAattaggaaatgtcaaatccacgGAGAAACGTGGTGAAAATACCCCTGGCTCGATGGTTGGTTTAAATGGTTGAGATAGTCTTGGGccgatttgggctgcttggaatgccatgggagcaggctgggccgcGGAAGCAGGCTGTGCCACGGGAGTAGGCTGCGCCGCTAGAGCAAGCTGGGCCACGAGAATGGGCTGCTCGGCGGAAGCAGGCTAGGCCACGGGAGTAGGCTGCTCAGCGTGTGATGCACGTGAGTACGAGGCTTGGGCTCAGCTTGGCAACGCGTTGGGCTCACGTTGGGCGTGGAGTAACATGGCTTGGGTCGTGGCCTTAGTGCCGTGAGCTCCCTTGGATAGCACGGCTCGAGCTGTGGTGGTGACACCATGGACCTCGCCGCGGGTGGCTACCGTGGTAGCTGCGGTGGTTCCCGTGGTGGAAACCGGTGGCGGTGGTGCCACTCCACCTATTGTCACATTTAGCCTCCTAGATCACCATGGTCCCATCTCTTGGatgttgaaattttcatttgttgaattttctaaatttttagtcattgtacttctcttttacgtttaatcaaagaatttttgcaaataaaaagttctaataataaaaacatatgaaaaatctacaaatggacaagaaaatagaaaaccttggatGTGAGAGTCTTGTACGAGTGTGagactcaactctcaatgaaagcaccaatttgtggatgcaaatttcttcctccttgttcttggacaaaatttcacctacaaaacaaataacaccttaggtcaaggccaagaacctcacgtgcccacgatgaattttggggcggggggggggtgttttggccgaagaacctccgatgccaaaggtagaatttagagagaaaaagtgtttggagaattttgattatttagcaagagtgtagacctaggtttttagagaaaatggggtaGTATATATAGGGCATGGGGGGAGAAGGTGGCAGGCTCtttgtgtgtttttgagtgtattttgtagttaattggtagtttaattagccattaatagattaattaggtaataaatctattaattagctaattaacataatttaaaaggaatgttttgggggctaccttgtggagaagatgaatgaaataggcTTTGAATAAATActtattttgggcacttttgacttgattgtggaTGATTGTTCACTACTCGCGCGTGGGAATTCTGGTGCTcttcaagggtaattttgtcatttttgccaaaaaatccacgtgtcatctcttaattattttttgctcaACAAATGCCTCCATGCCTGCTGGGCTGCTGgcaggaaagggcagcaggtgtagagatctccaactttgatgtagattctctcttggacttggaattagattcttctaggaaagggaaataaatcaccttcaaagcctatttaagcctaccttaagtTCCCATTGCATTTTAGGTTCTTTAGTTGACAGAACTTATTCTGCCTTTAGTTAGTTGATAGTGCAGTTCAGTTCCCATTGCATTTTAGGTTCTTTAGTTGATAGTTCGTAGCACTTGCATTTTTGTAcgattttgattttctttttttctttttcaaaggaATGTGATGTAGTATAGTGGTGGATCTAAGAAAAATTATTCGGAGAGTCACATGTAAAGTTTACAAATATTTCTTAGACACATAATAaccataaaaactaaattatagTTCAATTATTCATAACTTATAGAACAAATAACAATACAAGTTACAATAGCCAACACacgtttttatattttgaaaacgcttcattatagcttcattatcaatgaaagaaaaaacattGCTCTCAATGTAAACTACCATGCtatcactcaaccattgatctcccatttgATTATTGTTTAAGCCCAAAATGATATTTCACTACTAGAATTATGCTCATTGCACACCATTTTTTGCACACCCTTTGCAATTGGCGGCCATAGATATAAAGCTGCTACTTTTACTATTTTTTGGTGGCTTTACAGTGGGATGCCACTtttgacagcccgtcccgaattatttgtatcgtacgtgtgaaaagacaTTTTTGCCCCTAGTGGATATTTGCCTTTTGCGTGGTTGTTTTGGGGGTTTGGCTGGTTGCATCTGGGCCACACATCCATCCTCATCTCCATCACCTTCCCCCGTATACTTTCCCTGTCCCGAAAACTCTCACTTTCTCtcattcttcttcctttttcgtACAGACAAGTGCCAAAACCCTTGCAAACGTTGCAGATCGAGGTGGAAAGTtatacctttgtgttcgtgaggaccatacgagttcaaccataccaatttcaggtaaggaatcaTTTGATTTCATGTCAAACCAGGGAACCCCGATTTTGgtcattgttcatgcacacatgaaatgttgtttttcagggaatttcaagcttgtagaaaGCTTAGTGAGGCCCTTAGGAAGCTTGGGGTGGTTTGTTGGAAAGTTTTGGACATCGGGatagtgagttgcaggtttggtcgGATTTTGTGAAGTTTCTCTGGCGAGATTCCGCGAATTTaagggcttgaaagtggtaaggttttgttctacttgttgtaagcttcattttggtaccaatttcatggaatttggttgaaaaatgagtgagaaacgaaggtttgaaaattttcatgttttccGACGACGACGATAGCACTGGAGGTGTGCCGGAGAAGAAGACGAAATATTTTGTCagtttggatggaatattcttaacggtgttaggttaactttaacggaatctgttagttttaacggaatattcctgacggcgttaattgacaccgtcagtgtgcctagCACGTGGCCGCACGTAGGGGGCACGTCTGGCCGTGTCTTGGCCAGCGCGTAGGGGTGCGTAAgacgtcagaaaattattttaaaaatatggggatgttcgtgaggttgagtagatcatgttggtgtattcatacaacccatttgagcattgtatgagaagttattacttagttttggttatgtgctttaaattaacgtttttatagttgtttcgcatataggtgagacctatctcgaggacgagcgcagttaCTCGaagcaagggggttacgacccttccacatactagtgagtgggcttttggttttccgtatatacctatatacttgtggtttttcccagaaaatgaaatggaatgtttatatgttttaaatgccatgcattgcaTTTGCCTATctaattatgcattagtagttgcttatatgtatgtttggtgctgtgAACGCACAGATAAGTACCAGGTAAGTTATAgtttatgatgatgatgattagtagttatgtgagatgcataaagagcttataacctgcaccccgggtgttagtgctcccacccagagtagggcacagtctttcacgtgatgttcacctcccgcaccacacgcttatcttagatccaagttaggtgcacaatcatgtcgtacagaccattttaggtggttccgactcgtaggtgactcgcgattattcgcccagtcttcacatgatcgtagcacttgagcgtatttatttacacccagtcctgttgtacagaccactttaggtggttccgactcgtgtgcaggtatagttagtgagttggggatttgagctctagattcagacATACAAGTCATACTAGGTGACTCTGAGTGACACATTACATtacattgattgacattacctgagttacttatagtttatgtagaggcattcaacatggcatatttctgagcatgttttcgatatatgtgtatattctattttctgggaaactatacaggttttactgcgaggggttagaactttagataatgaaatgattttgaaaagctttgtttttgcccactcacactttctgttttgtgcccctccaggttctagtttggttactcttttggtggctcacgaggaatccacggcatatctgacagattatcaccagtgtaggacctcCTATAGGCGTGTTTAGTTAGTGTTTGTTCCTCTGGACTGCACTAGGCTTtctatgctctgaatattgtttttcacgcttattacgcttgcacatgtatgttaattACTTTGTCTgcagtttgatttttatttattcgtacttttattatttactTTTGCTTCCGGattgtgcacatggctacgtcaccctctcgtgatggccagcacgccctgatttcggtcggggtgtgtcagtttggtatcagagcataggtttAGCAATCCTATATATTTTGTGAGTGTTCTaattgttttggtgtcttcGGTCAGAACTATGCGACCTCGTAGGGAACCACATCGctctgctgagcctagtttccccgatgtagCTCAATTAAGGGAAGTTATCGCTACCGCTATTTAGTCAACACTCCACCCTCCCTATAGGGCTtttctggagactatgtacaatttgAAGCTAGATAAGTTTGAGGGCCACGAGGGTTTTGAGGGAGCTGAGCGGTggctagaacatattgaaaagacTTTTCGTGtattgcataatcaggggaatcttCCTGTTGAGAAGTGGGTTGAGACGACATCATGGTTCTTGGGTAAGGAATCACCATCCTGGTGGGAATAGGAGGTTTGTCGTTTGACCCTAGAGGAAAGGACTGACTAGGAGGTATTTAGGCAGTTGTTTTGGAAAAGGTTTGTGCCTCCTAAGTACTTAGATCGTAAAAAGCAAGAATTCACCGAGTTGAGGCAAGGGAAATTGACAGTGAACGAGTATTATCGAAGGTTTACTGATTTATCCCATTACTATCTGGAGGTTGCTGCCAATCCGGgtgagatgcttcgtcgttttcgtTTGGGTACTAAGAAAAAGTGGCGTTTTATGGTGACCACTACCCCTTGCGACTCTTACCAGGACTTCTATGAGATtatgttgaggattgaggattctgaGAACATGCCCGATgagagtgaggaggaagaaaatgatggcaatcagaagaaagacgacaagggcaaaggtcaggcatctCTAAGACCTCACAAGACCCAGAGTTTTAAGCGAGGTGAGACTAGTTCCAGTTCTTCTAGCGGTGGTTTTAGTGTCACTGGTCAAGGAAGATAAGGTAGATTTGTTGGGGGCCTTAGAGGCCAGAAGCTAGGTGATACTAGTAGAGGAAGAGCTTCATTGTGCCGCAGGTGTAATAATCGGCATTTTGGTGAGTGCATGAGAAGCAGCAGTGGTTGTTTCacttgtgggcagatgggacatcgagctggaaattgtccccagagtcaccAGCAATCTTTCTTGCCACCACCTGCGCCGATCCAGCATGTCCCTGGCCCTGGTAATTATGGTCAGACGGATCGTGGTGGTGCCTATTATTATCAGGGTGATGTCGTTCCTTATGCTCCAGGACAATATCCATATCCCTAGGATCCGTACTCTCAGACTAGGTATCCCTAGTATTCTGGGGGTTATATGTCGTATCCTCCGGTTCCAGCAGGTGGATCTCAGTGGTACCAGAGAGGACAGCCTCAGTAGGGGGAGATTGTTGCTAGTAGTGCGGGATCTTCAAGACAGTCTGGTCAGCCTAATCAGGGGCGTAATGTGCAGAGTCGAGGTAGTCAGACTAGTAAAGGTCGTGGTGGACGGCAGCAAACCTATGAGCATATCCACAATATCTCTCTGCAAGATGCTCAGAATAATccagacttgatcatgggtacattaaatatccttggttattttgctagagtattgatTGACTGTGGTGCTATACattctgttatttctcatacatttgctcaagtgacgcaacctcaccttacacctctagggtatgatttagagtttgctatgcctatGGGTGAGAGATGTATTGttgattgtgtgtacccaggatgttcagtgatggtggaggatgttgttatgCCAGCTGACCTTATCctgttagatattgttgattttgatgtgattttgggcacagattggttgTATTTCAATCATGCCAATATAAATTGTTACGAGTAGATAGTTATATTCCATCGTCCTAGATTacttgtggttacttttgtgggtgagcaaagTGAGGTGAGACATGACATTATTTCTACTGTGCAAGCAAAAAGGTTGTTATCAAAAGGGTGCCAGGGATACTTAGCTCATGTAGTGTTGAACGATGTTGCTCCTAGTAGTGTGGAGGATGTAAGGGTAATcaggcattttcctgatgttttccctgaTGATTTACCTGGATTACCGCCAGACCAAGATgtagagttcaccattgatttgCTTTCAGGTACTAATCATATatctttgactccttatcgaatggcttctgctgagttgagggaattgaatatccagttgcaggaattagtgggtAAACgttttattcaacctagtaATTCACcctggggagctccagtgttgtttgtgaggaagaaagatagGACTTTAAGGCTATGCATTAATTACCGGCAATTGAATCgcgtaacaattaaaaaccgttatccattgccgcatatagatgatttgtttgatcagctttgaggtgcttgtgtattttccaagattgatttgaggtctggttatTATCAATTGAAGATCAGTAGTGAGGATGTCCCTAAGACagctttcaggactcgttatggtcattacaaGTTTCAGgtaatgccatttggattgaagaacgcaccagcagcttttatggatttgataaACCAAGTATTCCAGCCGTATTTGGATCtatttgtcattgtctttattgacgatattctggtgtactGTAAGTCTAAATttgagcatgttcgacatcatactttggtgttgaaaaggttgagggaacaccaactatatgctaagtttagcaagtgtcaattttggttagatcaagtgggATTTTTGGGACACGTCatatctgctcaaggtattttgaTGGATCCTTAAAAGGTAGCAGCAGTGGAGaagtgggagcaaccacgaaccatCATTAAGCTGAGGAGTTTTCTTGGCTTAGCAGGCTATTACTGACGATTTGTAAAGGATTTTTccgtgattgctttaccactgacgaggttaacgaggaaggataaTTGTGAGCAAAGTTTCAACAATTGAAGTATTGTGTCACTCATGCACCTATTTTGGTAcgcccagacgatagtggtaaTTTCGAAGTCTATAAGGATGCTTCCttaaatggtctgggatgtgtgctGATGtaacatggtagggtgattgcttatgcttcacgacaattgAAGCCTCAtaagttgaattaccctactatgatttggagttagcggccattatctttgctttgaagatgTGGAGACAAAAATGCAAGAACTTTACgaatcataagagtcttcaatatcttttcacgtagagggatcttaatcttcgtcagcgaaGGTGGTTGGAATTGCTTAGTGATTTTGATTACACGATTGAtaatcaccctggtcgtgcgaatgtggtagctgatgcacttagcagaaaATCTCAGGGtcgtattaatgcgttgtacgctagtcgtgtttCTCTTCTGGCAAACTTGAGATCAACTGGGGTGAGGTTAGAGATAGAAAATCAGGAGGTAGCCTTACtttctaattttcaagttaggccgattttaattgatcgtgtaCTTGAAACCCAGATGGTTGATGATGAGACTCAGGAAATAATTCAAGCAAGGAatcaagggaaaaagaaagacctCAAAGTTCGTGAATTGGATGGCATACTTATGCAGGAAAGTAGAATGTTTGTGCCaaataatttgaaattaaagaaagcaattcttgatgaagcgcaTATCTCAGCTTATGCAATGCATCTAGGAGccactaaaatgtatcataccatttgaccattttattattggccgggtatgaaaagagagatAGTTGAATTGTGAGTAGGTGTGCCGTATACCAACAAGTTAAAGCCGAAAGGAAGAAGTCGTTTGGGTTATTGCAACCGTTTCCcattccagagtggaaatgggaaaacattactatggattttgtgtacaagcttccgcgtatacataatggttttgatggcatttgggtgatagttgatCAGCTCACTAAGTCAgcgcattttattccagtgagggaaaagtattctttgggccgattagctgAGTTATTCATATCCaagattgtgaagtaccatggtgttccAATGAGTATTGTCTCAGATAGTGAcccaagatttacttctaaattttgggtggcttttcaggaagctttagGTACAAGATTACTCTATAGTACgacatatcatcctcagacagacGGACAATCAGAGAGAACCATTTAGACGTTGGAagatatgttgagatcttcggtgttgcagtttggagatgcttggcacaagcggttggatttaatggaatttgcctacaacaacagttttcattctaGTGTCGGCATGGCACCGTTTAAGGCGCTGTATGGTAAATCTTGTCGAACACCCTTGTGTTGGTCTGAGGTcagagaaagagttttggtgggccccaagattgttgaggagactactcaaaatgttcaggtaatcaaGTATAACCTAAAAGCGGCCCAGGATTGACAAAAGAGCTTAACGGACCGGCATGCCACTGACAAAGTGTATGAAGTGGGTGATTAGGTGTTTTCGAAGCtctcaccgtggagaggtgttgtacgGTTTagaaagaaaggtaagttaTGTCGCTGGTATATCGGACCGTATATGATCACCGAGCGAGTTGGTGAAATGGCGTATAGGCTTGAGTTGCCTTTTGagctggctaaagtgcataatgtGTTTCATGTGTCCATGCTTCGTCATTACGTTATGgatccgtctcatgtgatacctctttaaccattggaaattaatccagatttgacttatgatgaggaaccagtaACGATTctagattggaaggaaaaggttctgaggaacaagattatgaatttagtgaaagttttgtggaggaatcacttaGCAGAggaggctacttgggagacagaagatcggatgagagatttgtaccctcggttgttctttgatcactAATGGTTAGTCTgagtggttgttttgaattttgggaCGAAATTTTATCAAGGtaggtaggttgtgacagcccgtcccgaattattcgtaccgtaggtgtgaaaagATGTTTTTGCCCCTAGTGGATATTTGTCTTTTGTGTGGTTCTTTTAGGGGTTTAGCATGTTGCATCTGGGCCACATATATATCCTCATCTCCATCACCTTTTCCCGAAGACTTTTTCTCTATctatctcttcttcctctttcgtATGGACAAGTACCAAAACCCTCGCAAACGTTCCAGATCGAGGTGGAAAGTTATACCTTTATGTTCGTGAGGACCATACGAGTTCAACCGTACtaatttcaggtaaggaatcaTTTGATTTCACGTTGAACCAAGGAACCCcg from Pyrus communis chromosome 7, drPyrComm1.1, whole genome shotgun sequence encodes the following:
- the LOC137740610 gene encoding uncharacterized protein — translated: MGHRAGNCPQSHQQSFLPPPAPIQHVPGPGNYGQTDRGGAYYYQGDVQVDLSGTREDSLSRGRLLLVVRDLQDSLNNPDLIMGTLNILGYFARVLIDCGAIHSVISHTFAQVTQPHLTPLGYDLEFAMPMGERCIVDCVYPGCSVMVEDVVMPADLILLLVVTFVGEQSEVRHDIISTVQAKRLLSKGCQGYLAHVVLNDVAPSSVEDVRVIRHFPDVFPDDLPGLPPDQDVEFTIDLLSGTNHISLTPYRMASAELRELNIQLQELVGKRFIQPSNSPWGAPVLFVRKKDRTLRLCINYRQLNRISSEDVPKTAFRTRYGHYKFQRDLNLRQRRWLELLSDFDYTIDNHPGRANVVADALSRKSQGRINALYASRVSLLANLRSTGVRLEIENQEVALLSNFQVRPILIDRVLETQMVDDETQEIIQARNQGKKKDLKFGDAWHKRLDLMEFAYNNSFHSSVGMAPFKALYGKSCRTPLCWSEVRERVLVGPKIVEETTQNVQVFSKLSPWRGVVRFRKKDLTYDEEPVTILDWKEKVLRNKIMNLVKVLWRNHLAEEATWETEDRMRDLYPRLFFDH